The Immundisolibacter sp. genomic interval AAATTGGCGATATCCAGGCGCGGCATCGGCAGCATGAAGCGCTTCGACGAATAGCCACGCTGCGAAAAACGCGCCGACAGGCTCAGCAGCAGCACCGCCAAGCGCTGCTCCGGTGACTGTTTGCCGAGCGACAACAGTTGTTGCTCGCGCTTGGTGATCTCGCGGCTCATCAGGCGCAGCAACTGGTGTTGCAACGCCGGTACCTGGCGCGCGGCATCCTCCAGCCGCTCGAACGGTACCTCGCAGACGCTGGTTGTTTCCAGCACGCGGGCGCTGGCCGCGTGTACGCCATCGGTAAGGCCGTCCAAACCCAGCAGCTCGCCGGGCAGGTGAAAGCCGATGATCTGCTCGCTGCCGTCCCGGCCAACGGTGAAGCTTTTTGCCGCGCCGGACCGGGCTACATAGATCGACGCGAACGGATCGCCCACCCGAAACAGGAACTTGCCCCGCGGCAACGGGCGCGAGCGATGGACGATCTTCTCCAGCAGATCAATGTCGGCATCGCTCACGCCAAGCGGCAGACACAGCTCGTGCAGATTACAGGTGCCACAGGCGCGCTGCATGCTGCGCAGGGAAAACGAGGAGTGGTTCACGCAGCAGGCTCTGGGATTGTGGGGGGATCAGTGTTTCGGGGCGATTCCGGCATTCTGGCTTGAGTTATCCAGCAGCGGTGGCGGCCTGTCAAGCTGGCATAATCAGCCCCTATATCGGTCGCGACCGATACCGCTTCAATCCACCGCGGAGCGTGGCCTTGAATGTGCTCGCCCATGCCCTACTCGCACAGCAGGCCGGTTGCTCCCTGATCGGTAGCCTGCTGGGCGATTTTGTTCGCGGCGCGCCCCCGGCGCATTATCCGTTGGCGTGGCGACACGGTATCCGGCTGCATCGGCGCATCGACCGTTTCGTCGACACGCATCCCGCCTCGGCTTGCAGCGTGCAACGCCTGCCGACCGAGCTGCGGCGCTGGGCACGGGTGGCGCTCGACGTTTACTACGACCACCTGCTCAGCCGCGACTGGCCCCGGTACTGCGCAACGCCACTGCCGCAATTCGCCAGCACCGTGTATCGCGCCCTCGATGAACACCGACACGCACTGCCACCAGACCTGGTCCGGTTCGCCGACTTCATGGCCGCGCGCGACTTGCTGGCAGCCTACCGCGACCCGGAAATCATTGCTGAGGTACTGGTCCGCCTTGCCGGCCGCTGCCGCCGGCCGAGTACGCTGGCGCACACCTTTCCGTTTTTGGAGCAGGCCGATGCAGGGCTTGGCGGCGATCTGGCGCAGCTTTATCCGGCCACGCTGGGATTCGCCCGCAGCGAGGTCGCGGCGCGCCAGCTACGCCCGGCGGCCTGAGCGGCCGTTAACTATCAATAGACGGTCGTCACCGACCCGAGCCACGATCGGTACTGCCCTGCCTTTAGGAGACCTGTGTGCCCAACATGACCCCTGACCTGGAAGGCTATTTCCGCCGCCAGACCCGGCCACAGCGCCAGGAATTCACGCGCGTGGCGATCGCCGCCGCCGCCGACGGAATCCCCACCATCGGCCCGGTCCTGGGCGGCCTGCTGACGGTACTGATTCGCTTCGGCGCCGTGCGGCGGGTACTGGACCTGGGCGCCGGAAACGGCTATTCCGCGCTGTACCTGGCCGAAGGCATGGGCGGAGAGGGAGAGATCATTGCACTTGAGCGCGATCCACGCCGCGCCGTGGCGGCGCGCCAGAATCTCGCCCACTCTAGCGTCAGGACCAATGTGCTGATCGGCGCCGCGCAAGAAGTCCTGCCAGGCCTTGGGGCACCATTCGACCTCATTTTGCTCGACCTCGACAAGACCGATTACCTGTACGCGCTGGAACACTGCGCCCGCCTGCTGCGCCCCGGCGGCATGCTGGTGATCGACAACACCGGCTTTGCCGAGGCTGAACCGTTCAATGCCGCGTTGGCGGCCGACGCACGCTTTTACAGCGTCAACCTGCTGTGCCTGCTGCCCGGCCACAGCCCGGAGAACGACGGCGTGGCGCTGGCGGTGCGCCACTAAGGCAGGCGCGAGCACCGCTGTGTGCCTGCTGGTGTTGGCTTACCGGGTACACCCGGCCTATCCGCTGGTGGTGGCTGCCAACCGCGACGAGTTCTATGACCGCCCATCCTCGCCGGCACGGTTCTGGCCCGAGGCACCGCAGATGCTGGCAGGGCGTGACCTCGCCGCCGGTGGCACCTGGTTCGGCATGACCCGCGACGGGCGTTTTGCCGCTGTCACCAACTATCGCGAAGCACGCGCGCCGGCCGCCGCTTCGCGTGGACATCTGGTGCGCGATTATTTGCAGAGTCATTGCCGCGCCGGCGAATTTGCCCACACGCTGCTGCCGCGCGCCGACCTGTACGCCGGCTTTAACCTGCTGCTCGGCGACCCGAACGAGCTGTGGTGGTACAGCAATCGTGCCCAGGCGCCGCAGCGCCTGGGGCCTGGCGTTTACGGTCTGTCCAACCATTTACTGGACAGTCCCTGGCCCAAGGTGCTGACTGGCAAGGCGGCGCTGGCCGCCGCCTGCGCCGATCCCGGCGATCTGGCCCTTGCTCCGCTGGTCGACCTGCTCGGCGACCGCCGTACTCACGCCGCGCAGCCGGATCCGGTCAGTGGCATGGACGCTGACCTGGCGCGCGCCCTGTCGGCGGTGTTCATCGACACACCCCTTTATGGCACCCGCTGTAGCACCCTGCTGCTGCAAAATGCGGCCAGCCGGGTGGATTTTGTGGAACATAGCCACCGGCCGCGTCCGGGTCAGGCGCACTACCGATTCTTTCTCGACACCGCAAAAGGCAATCCTGCATGAGTATCTGGCGTCCCGGCCTTACCGTGGAACAACTGAACGCGCCGCATATGGGCGGCAGCATGGCCTGGCGCCTGGGCATGCGGTTTATTGAAGTCGGGCCGGACTATCTCAGGGCCACCCTGCCGGTGA includes:
- a CDS encoding cyclic nucleotide-binding domain-containing protein, translating into MNHSSFSLRSMQRACGTCNLHELCLPLGVSDADIDLLEKIVHRSRPLPRGKFLFRVGDPFASIYVARSGAAKSFTVGRDGSEQIIGFHLPGELLGLDGLTDGVHAASARVLETTSVCEVPFERLEDAARQVPALQHQLLRLMSREITKREQQLLSLGKQSPEQRLAVLLLSLSARFSQRGYSSKRFMLPMPRLDIAN
- a CDS encoding NRDE family protein translates to MCLLVLAYRVHPAYPLVVAANRDEFYDRPSSPARFWPEAPQMLAGRDLAAGGTWFGMTRDGRFAAVTNYREARAPAAASRGHLVRDYLQSHCRAGEFAHTLLPRADLYAGFNLLLGDPNELWWYSNRAQAPQRLGPGVYGLSNHLLDSPWPKVLTGKAALAAACADPGDLALAPLVDLLGDRRTHAAQPDPVSGMDADLARALSAVFIDTPLYGTRCSTLLLQNAASRVDFVEHSHRPRPGQAHYRFFLDTAKGNPA
- a CDS encoding ACP phosphodiesterase, which produces MLAHALLAQQAGCSLIGSLLGDFVRGAPPAHYPLAWRHGIRLHRRIDRFVDTHPASACSVQRLPTELRRWARVALDVYYDHLLSRDWPRYCATPLPQFASTVYRALDEHRHALPPDLVRFADFMAARDLLAAYRDPEIIAEVLVRLAGRCRRPSTLAHTFPFLEQADAGLGGDLAQLYPATLGFARSEVAARQLRPAA
- a CDS encoding O-methyltransferase, encoding MTPDLEGYFRRQTRPQRQEFTRVAIAAAADGIPTIGPVLGGLLTVLIRFGAVRRVLDLGAGNGYSALYLAEGMGGEGEIIALERDPRRAVAARQNLAHSSVRTNVLIGAAQEVLPGLGAPFDLILLDLDKTDYLYALEHCARLLRPGGMLVIDNTGFAEAEPFNAALAADARFYSVNLLCLLPGHSPENDGVALAVRH